A region of Chitinophaga horti DNA encodes the following proteins:
- a CDS encoding TlpA family protein disulfide reductase, with protein sequence MQKLLLTAISLFCCAVLHAQGYEITVKMKDYKQGTLYLGHYMGKSTYLMDSTQIGPNGVAVLKGKEKTPGGIYLVVMPGRQRYFEMLLDKQQTFSMTVDTANLMTGTVYMGSPDNDLFLSYNKFLSAMEPENRELQRLLQQKTKADTAKAVPLQAELFKRINTKREEIVTQHPKALLTSIFKLMKEPEVPQTLPKKADGTADSTFPYRYYKAHYWDNTDLADGRLVRTPIYEGKLQKYFSQLVVPEADSVNAEADRLLAKTRADKEMFKFTLWWLTNTYETSPYMGMDAVFVHLVEKYYVPGDATWLTEEQKNKIIARAYTIAPNLIGQPAPPLVMEDSTGKPVSLYNVKGKYTVLVFWDPTCSHCKTEIPRIDSAYKALWKNQGIAVMGVKTEGTKEEWSAFIHKNKLTGWVHALDAQQKTNYRRLYDVYSTPVIYLLDEKKKIIAKRLGVEQLIGFLQHLDKQTTSNTTR encoded by the coding sequence ATGCAAAAACTACTACTTACCGCCATTAGCCTTTTCTGCTGCGCCGTACTGCACGCGCAGGGGTATGAGATCACCGTGAAAATGAAGGATTACAAGCAGGGTACGCTGTACCTGGGCCATTATATGGGTAAAAGTACCTATCTGATGGACTCTACCCAGATCGGCCCAAACGGTGTAGCAGTGCTCAAAGGAAAAGAAAAAACGCCCGGAGGCATTTATCTTGTAGTAATGCCCGGCCGCCAGCGCTACTTCGAAATGCTGCTTGATAAGCAACAAACGTTTTCCATGACCGTCGATACCGCCAACCTCATGACCGGTACCGTTTACATGGGTTCTCCCGATAACGACCTGTTCCTCTCTTACAATAAGTTCCTTTCGGCCATGGAGCCCGAAAACCGCGAGCTGCAGCGCTTATTGCAGCAAAAAACAAAGGCAGATACCGCGAAGGCAGTACCCTTACAGGCCGAGCTGTTTAAAAGGATCAATACTAAAAGAGAAGAAATTGTAACACAGCATCCTAAAGCGTTGCTCACTTCTATCTTTAAGCTGATGAAAGAACCGGAAGTACCGCAAACCCTGCCTAAAAAGGCTGACGGTACCGCGGATTCCACTTTCCCTTACCGATACTACAAAGCGCATTACTGGGACAATACCGACTTGGCCGACGGCCGACTGGTACGCACGCCCATCTATGAAGGCAAGCTGCAAAAGTACTTCTCGCAGTTAGTGGTACCCGAAGCCGACTCCGTAAATGCCGAAGCCGACCGCCTGTTAGCCAAGACCCGTGCCGATAAGGAGATGTTCAAGTTTACGCTCTGGTGGCTTACGAACACCTATGAAACGTCGCCATACATGGGCATGGACGCCGTGTTCGTGCATCTCGTTGAAAAATATTATGTACCTGGCGATGCCACCTGGCTGACCGAGGAGCAGAAGAACAAGATCATTGCCCGCGCATATACCATTGCACCTAACCTGATTGGGCAGCCCGCGCCACCATTGGTGATGGAAGACTCCACCGGCAAACCTGTTTCGTTATATAATGTAAAAGGCAAATACACCGTGCTGGTGTTTTGGGACCCCACCTGCAGCCATTGCAAAACAGAAATTCCCCGCATCGATTCTGCCTATAAAGCATTGTGGAAAAACCAGGGCATTGCAGTGATGGGCGTTAAAACAGAAGGCACCAAAGAAGAGTGGAGCGCCTTTATTCATAAGAATAAACTCACCGGCTGGGTACATGCTTTAGATGCGCAACAAAAAACAAACTACCGCCGCCTGTACGACGTATACAGTACGCCGGTAATATACCTCCTGGACGAAAAGAAAAAGATCATCGCGAAACGTTTGGGCGTGGAACAATTGATCGGTTTTCTACAACATCTGGACAAACAAACTACGAGTAACACCACTAGATAG
- a CDS encoding porin family protein — protein sequence MTKKILCSIAAVAFAAGVNAQVRVGVKGGLNLSNITVNNDGGVDNNKMLPSWNAGVIADFPLSEILSIQPGVFYSTKGSKLERGDSDDADYFKSTTNPSYIEIPVNFVGKIPLGEGSSNKFFIGVGPYAAFGVAGKNKYTLGTGALRVTGEDNIEWDDDTPFNNDDPNQGFNKYKRFDWGGNIMAGLEFGNVLVSAQYGLGFAKILSGEDDSRNDKNKHRVLSFSVGFMLGR from the coding sequence ATGACAAAGAAAATTTTATGTTCCATTGCTGCTGTAGCATTCGCAGCAGGCGTGAATGCGCAGGTGAGAGTAGGCGTTAAAGGCGGTTTAAACCTTTCAAACATCACTGTAAATAATGACGGCGGAGTAGACAATAACAAAATGCTTCCTTCGTGGAACGCAGGTGTGATCGCAGACTTTCCACTGTCTGAAATCTTATCGATCCAACCAGGAGTATTCTATTCCACTAAAGGCTCTAAACTCGAAAGAGGTGATTCCGATGATGCAGACTATTTTAAATCAACCACCAATCCATCTTACATTGAGATTCCCGTAAACTTCGTAGGTAAGATACCGTTAGGTGAAGGCAGCAGCAACAAATTCTTTATTGGTGTTGGTCCTTACGCGGCTTTCGGTGTAGCAGGTAAAAACAAATATACACTCGGTACCGGCGCGCTGAGAGTAACTGGCGAAGACAATATCGAGTGGGATGACGATACCCCGTTCAACAACGACGACCCTAACCAGGGCTTCAACAAATACAAACGTTTCGACTGGGGTGGTAACATTATGGCCGGCCTCGAATTCGGTAACGTGCTCGTATCTGCGCAATATGGCCTGGGTTTTGCTAAGATCCTGTCCGGTGAAGATGACAGCAGGAACGACAAGAACAAACACAGGGTGCTGAGCTTCTCTGTAGGCTTTATGTTGGGCCGGTAA
- a CDS encoding porin family protein, with protein MKKVLLSAAALFIAGLSFGQVKYGIVVGPNFSSMTSKLGGEKHTSDLKVGVRAGFTADIPLADDFYVQPSLLYANKGGKEDGEFFGLDYSYKTNLHYLNVPVNFLFKPEVGTGNMILGVGPYFAWALSGKSGDNDIEFGSDEMDHDLKRFDSGGNLQVGYELKNGLNFVLHAEMGFINLAPGGDSDNAARTNSFGVSVGYKFGR; from the coding sequence ATGAAAAAAGTACTGTTATCAGCCGCGGCGCTGTTTATCGCAGGTCTCTCCTTTGGACAGGTGAAATACGGCATCGTAGTAGGTCCGAACTTTTCAAGTATGACATCTAAACTGGGTGGCGAAAAACACACCTCAGATCTTAAAGTGGGCGTAAGGGCCGGTTTCACCGCCGATATTCCGTTAGCCGACGATTTTTATGTTCAGCCAAGCCTCCTGTACGCTAACAAAGGCGGTAAAGAAGACGGCGAATTTTTTGGTCTCGACTATTCTTACAAAACAAACCTGCACTACCTGAACGTACCCGTTAACTTCCTCTTTAAACCAGAAGTGGGTACAGGTAATATGATCCTCGGCGTGGGTCCTTACTTCGCGTGGGCGCTGTCCGGTAAATCTGGCGACAACGATATCGAATTTGGATCAGACGAAATGGATCACGACCTGAAAAGGTTCGACTCCGGCGGTAACCTGCAGGTAGGTTACGAATTGAAAAATGGCCTGAACTTCGTACTGCACGCGGAAATGGGTTTCATCAACCTGGCTCCGGGCGGTGATAGCGACAACGCTGCCCGCACTAACTCCTTCGGTGTTTCCGTAGGTTACAAATTCGGCCGCTAA
- a CDS encoding porin family protein, translating to MKQFYGISLAFTFLFSTCVVAVSKAQVSVGVQAGYSIADLSFNNQNRSDYSNVASFTKPVNGVHVDLLFNFPLAPNNLYLQSSLRFVTKGTTFTPMAQAQPDLTDTYITSGTRMRLSYLEVPVNLVYKQPIGIGRVLVGAGLYGAYGLNGRYEYKVSRNGATVTKDSRDVQFSRSANDNPSVIRILPWDAGFNGLLGLEFNNHFIVSANYAKGVIDVDRTKATNTKNYYVGLTLGYLFSREDY from the coding sequence ATGAAACAATTTTACGGCATCTCCCTTGCCTTTACGTTTCTTTTCAGCACTTGCGTAGTAGCCGTGAGCAAGGCCCAGGTTAGCGTTGGCGTTCAGGCGGGGTACTCTATTGCGGATCTGTCGTTCAACAATCAGAACCGTAGCGACTATAGCAATGTTGCTTCCTTCACAAAACCTGTGAATGGTGTACACGTCGATCTCCTTTTCAATTTTCCGCTGGCTCCCAACAACCTGTACCTCCAGTCCAGCCTGCGTTTTGTTACCAAAGGCACCACCTTCACACCCATGGCCCAGGCACAGCCCGACCTTACCGATACTTATATTACTTCTGGCACCCGTATGCGCTTAAGTTATCTTGAAGTGCCTGTGAACCTGGTGTATAAACAGCCAATCGGGATCGGCAGAGTGTTGGTAGGTGCTGGTCTTTACGGCGCTTATGGCCTCAATGGCCGGTACGAGTATAAAGTGAGCCGCAACGGAGCTACCGTTACCAAAGACTCCCGCGACGTTCAATTCTCCCGCTCGGCCAACGATAATCCATCTGTAATCCGTATTCTGCCCTGGGATGCGGGTTTTAATGGCTTGCTGGGATTAGAGTTCAACAACCACTTCATCGTTAGCGCTAATTACGCCAAGGGGGTGATAGACGTTGACCGTACCAAGGCCACCAATACTAAAAACTACTATGTGGGCCTGACACTAGGTTACCTGTTTAGCCGTGAAGATTACTAA
- the metF gene encoding methylenetetrahydrofolate reductase [NAD(P)H] → MKVTEHIAQAKDTLISFEILPPLKGKSIESIYDHLDPLMAFKPAFINVTYHRSEHMFKKRADGSFEKVEIRKRPGTVGICAAIMNHYNVDAVPHLICGGFSKEETENALIDLAFLGIDNVLVLRGDAPKNETFFEPHPNGHRYAIDLLQQVTGMNNGIYLEEDLVEGVKTKFCIGVAGYPEKHFEAPNMQNDLEHLIRKVEAGADYIVTQMFFDNQKFFDFVKKCREAGIKVPIIPGLKPLTSKKQLSVLPRIFHVDIPTEFSNEILKCKTDKEVEAVGTEWLIQQSKELKKAGIPVLHYYTLGKPKVIQQVVEAIV, encoded by the coding sequence ATGAAAGTTACCGAACATATAGCGCAGGCAAAGGATACGTTGATCTCCTTCGAAATTCTTCCCCCATTAAAAGGAAAGAGCATCGAGTCTATTTATGATCACCTGGACCCGCTGATGGCCTTTAAGCCAGCTTTCATTAATGTTACTTATCATCGCAGCGAGCATATGTTCAAGAAAAGGGCAGATGGCTCTTTCGAAAAAGTGGAGATCCGTAAACGCCCGGGAACCGTGGGTATTTGTGCCGCCATCATGAACCATTATAATGTCGATGCGGTGCCGCACCTGATTTGCGGCGGCTTTAGCAAGGAGGAAACCGAAAATGCCTTGATCGACCTGGCTTTCCTGGGTATCGATAACGTGCTGGTACTTCGTGGCGATGCGCCCAAGAATGAAACTTTCTTCGAGCCGCACCCTAACGGCCACCGCTACGCCATCGACCTGTTACAACAGGTGACCGGTATGAACAACGGCATCTACCTGGAAGAAGACCTGGTAGAAGGTGTGAAAACTAAATTCTGCATCGGTGTGGCCGGTTACCCGGAAAAACACTTCGAAGCACCCAATATGCAAAACGACCTCGAGCATCTCATCCGCAAAGTGGAAGCAGGCGCCGATTATATCGTTACGCAAATGTTTTTCGATAACCAGAAGTTCTTCGACTTTGTAAAGAAATGCCGCGAGGCAGGCATCAAAGTGCCGATTATCCCAGGCCTGAAGCCGCTGACGTCTAAAAAACAATTGTCGGTGCTGCCGCGCATTTTCCATGTGGACATTCCTACGGAGTTCTCTAACGAGATACTGAAATGCAAAACGGATAAAGAAGTGGAAGCGGTGGGTACAGAGTGGCTCATCCAGCAGTCGAAGGAATTAAAGAAGGCGGGTATTCCCGTACTGCACTATTACACGCTGGGCAAACCCAAGGTAATTCAGCAGGTGGTGGAAGCGATCGTATAA
- the lptB gene encoding LPS export ABC transporter ATP-binding protein, with protein MSLRIHTQQLVKRYGARTVVNHVSVEVSQGEIVGLLGPNGAGKTTSFYMVVGLIKPDEGEVFLEDVNITKLPMYKRAQMGIGYLPQEASIFRKLSVEDNISAVLEMTELSRSQQKAKLEELLSEFRLTHVRKSPGDVLSGGERRRTEIARALAVDPKFILLDEPFAGIDPIAVEDIQSIVARLKYKNIGILITDHNVQETLSITDRAYLLFEGKILKAGSAEELAEDEQVRKVYLGQNFVLRRKNYLDEAARQ; from the coding sequence ATGTCACTGAGAATACATACCCAACAACTGGTTAAACGCTACGGGGCCCGCACGGTGGTAAACCATGTATCCGTAGAAGTGAGTCAGGGCGAAATCGTAGGACTACTCGGCCCGAACGGTGCCGGTAAAACTACCTCATTCTATATGGTGGTAGGCCTTATCAAGCCGGATGAGGGAGAAGTGTTCCTCGAGGATGTGAATATTACCAAACTGCCCATGTACAAACGCGCCCAGATGGGAATCGGTTACCTGCCGCAGGAAGCTTCCATCTTCCGTAAACTGAGCGTGGAAGACAATATTTCTGCTGTGCTGGAAATGACCGAACTATCCAGGTCGCAGCAAAAGGCTAAACTGGAAGAGCTGCTGTCGGAGTTCCGCCTCACCCACGTGCGTAAAAGCCCCGGTGATGTATTGAGTGGTGGCGAGCGTCGCCGTACGGAAATAGCCCGTGCGCTGGCAGTAGATCCCAAGTTTATTCTGCTGGATGAGCCCTTCGCAGGTATTGACCCAATCGCCGTAGAAGACATCCAGTCCATCGTAGCAAGGCTTAAGTACAAAAATATCGGTATCCTGATTACGGACCACAACGTACAGGAAACCCTTTCCATCACAGACAGAGCATACCTATTGTTTGAAGGTAAAATCCTGAAGGCAGGCTCCGCGGAAGAGTTAGCGGAGGATGAACAGGTTAGAAAAGTGTATCTTGGCCAGAATTTCGTGCTGAGAAGAAAGAATTACCTGGACGAGGCAGCCAGACAATAA
- a CDS encoding GH3 auxin-responsive promoter family protein, with the protein MKILSPAISQLARLRMGRIEYFMQYPLQVQQQVFQNLLSAAQYTEFGKQYGFSNIFKIEEYKARVPVQNYDSIKSYIQRMMEGEQNVLWNTPIKWFAKSSGTTSDKSKFIPISVESLDECHYRAGRDMFSLYYNNFPESELLTGKSLAIGGSHQVNKLSPDGDSYYGDLSAVMLQNMPFYGNLVRTPDLSIALMDEWEEKIERMAQAVIHENVTSIVGVPTWTIVLIKRIFELTGTDNLADVWPNLELYGHGGVSFTPYREQFKKLIRKPDMQYQESYNASEGFFASQDVMGEEGMLLFLNHGIFYEFMPMEEYGKEFPRTLQLNEVELNKNYALIISTNGGLWRYLVGDTIQFVSLAPYRIRVSGRTKSFINAFGEELIVDNSDKAIAAACEATGAVVNDYTAAPIYFSDSGSGGHEWLIEFEKEPDSREKFVTVLDETLKKINSDYEAKRHKDMALRLPLVHVVPNNTFCEWLKSKGKLGGQHKVPRLNNERHLLEEILAFMKKS; encoded by the coding sequence ATGAAGATTTTAAGTCCCGCAATATCACAATTGGCTAGGTTGCGTATGGGCCGCATCGAGTATTTTATGCAATACCCGCTGCAGGTACAGCAGCAGGTGTTCCAAAACCTGCTCAGCGCTGCGCAATACACCGAGTTTGGTAAACAATACGGGTTCTCCAATATTTTTAAAATAGAAGAATACAAGGCTCGTGTGCCTGTACAGAACTACGATTCCATCAAATCGTACATCCAGCGTATGATGGAAGGGGAGCAGAATGTACTGTGGAACACGCCTATCAAGTGGTTCGCCAAGTCGAGCGGCACTACGTCCGACAAAAGTAAGTTCATTCCCATTTCGGTAGAAAGCCTCGACGAGTGCCACTACCGCGCGGGGAGAGACATGTTCTCTTTGTACTATAACAACTTTCCGGAATCGGAACTGCTTACGGGTAAATCGCTGGCCATCGGCGGCAGCCACCAGGTGAATAAATTATCGCCGGATGGTGACAGCTACTACGGCGACCTTAGCGCGGTGATGTTACAGAACATGCCGTTTTACGGCAACCTGGTGCGTACGCCCGACCTTTCCATCGCCCTGATGGATGAGTGGGAAGAGAAGATCGAACGCATGGCGCAGGCGGTGATCCACGAAAACGTAACGTCTATTGTGGGCGTTCCTACCTGGACCATCGTACTCATCAAACGCATCTTCGAACTAACGGGTACCGATAACCTGGCGGATGTATGGCCGAACCTTGAGTTGTATGGCCACGGCGGTGTAAGCTTTACTCCCTACCGCGAACAGTTTAAAAAGTTGATCCGCAAGCCCGACATGCAATACCAGGAATCTTACAACGCCTCCGAAGGCTTCTTTGCGTCGCAGGACGTGATGGGCGAGGAGGGCATGCTGTTGTTCCTGAACCATGGCATCTTTTACGAGTTTATGCCGATGGAAGAGTATGGCAAAGAGTTTCCGCGTACGTTGCAGCTGAATGAAGTAGAGCTGAATAAAAACTACGCCCTCATCATCAGCACAAATGGTGGTTTATGGCGTTACCTGGTGGGCGATACCATCCAGTTTGTATCGCTGGCGCCTTATCGTATACGCGTAAGCGGTCGTACGAAGTCGTTCATTAACGCCTTTGGTGAAGAACTGATCGTCGACAATTCCGACAAAGCCATTGCTGCTGCCTGTGAAGCTACCGGCGCCGTGGTAAACGATTATACAGCAGCACCCATCTACTTCAGCGATAGCGGAAGCGGCGGCCACGAGTGGCTGATCGAGTTTGAAAAGGAGCCGGACAGCCGGGAGAAATTTGTAACCGTGCTGGACGAAACACTGAAAAAGATCAATTCCGATTATGAGGCCAAACGCCATAAAGATATGGCCCTGCGCCTGCCGCTGGTGCACGTTGTGCCCAACAATACCTTCTGCGAATGGCTGAAGAGCAAGGGCAAGCTGGGCGGGCAACACAAAGTACCACGCCTTAACAATGAACGCCACCTGTTAGAAGAGATACTGGCGTTCATGAAAAAATCATAA
- the fabG gene encoding 3-oxoacyl-[acyl-carrier-protein] reductase: protein MKLLENKVAIVTGASRGIGEAVALLFAEHGANVAFTYVSSDEKAKALEAKLIAKGVKAKAYKSNAGVFAECEALVNDVVKEFGTVDICVNNAGISKDNLLLRLSEDQWDEVMDINLKSVYNMTKLVIRPMMKARSGSIINMSSIIGVKGNAGQSSYAASKAGVIGFTKSIAAEVGSRNIRVNAVAPGFVETDMTNYLKDGDAAKAYIDKIPLGRFGKTEDIANACLYLACDLGSYVTGQTLSVCGGLSM from the coding sequence ATGAAATTACTTGAAAACAAAGTGGCAATAGTTACCGGTGCGAGCAGGGGAATTGGTGAGGCTGTTGCACTGCTGTTCGCTGAACATGGCGCAAACGTGGCTTTTACTTATGTAAGCTCCGACGAAAAAGCCAAAGCGCTCGAAGCAAAACTGATCGCGAAAGGTGTAAAAGCCAAAGCATATAAAAGCAACGCAGGCGTATTTGCCGAATGCGAAGCGCTGGTTAACGACGTAGTAAAGGAATTTGGTACGGTTGATATTTGTGTGAACAACGCCGGCATTTCTAAAGACAACCTGTTGCTGCGCCTTAGCGAAGACCAGTGGGATGAGGTGATGGATATTAACCTCAAGAGCGTTTACAACATGACCAAACTGGTAATTCGCCCGATGATGAAAGCGCGTAGCGGCTCCATTATCAACATGAGCTCCATCATTGGCGTGAAAGGTAACGCGGGACAGAGCAGCTATGCCGCGTCTAAAGCCGGTGTAATCGGGTTTACCAAATCCATCGCCGCCGAAGTGGGCAGCCGCAACATTCGTGTCAATGCAGTAGCGCCCGGCTTCGTAGAAACAGATATGACCAATTACCTGAAAGATGGCGATGCCGCAAAAGCGTACATCGATAAAATTCCTTTGGGTCGTTTCGGTAAAACCGAAGACATTGCCAACGCCTGCCTGTATCTGGCCTGCGACCTGGGTTCGTATGTTACCGGTCAAACGCTGAGCGTGTGTGGTGGTTTAAGCATGTAA
- a CDS encoding nucleoid-associated protein, with product MINVQQIQDLERFIIHKVGNSSQDEPLLLSQQPFELQDETVANLLLTYFIQPFTNNGEYFRFTHEAELELNEIYKYCSNIFADKDSFTDQSVNIAKHLYKHSTHPKIKAGELYIVYFSKCLVDGEEVEAVGIFKSENKDKYLKVFLNSDNYEVNYDDGINISKLDKGCLIYNMEKEEGYKVSVIDSRNKENEAVYWKDAFLQVVRREDNYHQTETMVNLCKQFVEQRLPEEYEMNRADQIDLLNRTATYFKEKEQFQLEEFATEVLGNQDAIESFKEYREHYQQEYRLDVPDEFDISGPAMKKQQRVFKSVLKLDRNFHVYIHGNRELIERGFDEASNMQYYKLFFEEEK from the coding sequence ATGATTAACGTTCAGCAAATCCAGGACCTCGAAAGGTTTATTATCCATAAAGTGGGCAACTCGTCGCAGGACGAGCCGCTGCTGCTTTCGCAACAACCGTTTGAATTACAGGACGAAACGGTGGCCAACCTGCTGCTGACCTATTTTATTCAGCCATTTACCAACAATGGCGAGTACTTTCGGTTCACCCACGAGGCAGAGCTGGAACTGAACGAGATTTATAAATATTGCAGTAATATTTTTGCGGACAAGGACAGTTTTACTGACCAGTCCGTAAACATTGCCAAACACCTGTATAAACACAGCACGCACCCCAAGATCAAGGCGGGCGAGCTGTACATCGTATACTTTTCCAAATGCCTGGTGGATGGTGAAGAAGTAGAAGCGGTAGGCATTTTTAAGTCGGAGAACAAAGACAAGTACCTTAAAGTGTTCCTGAACAGCGACAATTACGAGGTGAACTATGACGACGGCATCAACATCAGCAAGCTGGATAAGGGCTGCCTCATTTACAATATGGAAAAGGAGGAAGGCTATAAAGTGAGTGTGATCGATAGCCGCAACAAAGAAAACGAAGCGGTGTACTGGAAGGACGCCTTTTTACAAGTTGTGCGCCGCGAGGACAACTACCACCAGACCGAAACCATGGTGAACCTCTGTAAACAGTTCGTAGAGCAGCGCCTGCCGGAAGAATACGAGATGAACCGCGCCGATCAGATCGACCTGCTGAACCGTACTGCCACTTATTTTAAAGAGAAGGAACAGTTTCAACTGGAAGAATTTGCCACCGAAGTGCTTGGCAACCAGGATGCTATAGAATCATTTAAAGAATACCGCGAACATTACCAGCAAGAGTATCGCCTGGATGTACCCGACGAATTCGATATTTCGGGCCCCGCCATGAAAAAACAACAGCGTGTATTCAAAAGCGTATTGAAGCTGGACCGCAACTTTCACGTGTATATACACGGAAACCGCGAACTGATAGAACGCGGTTTCGATGAGGCCAGTAATATGCAATATTACAAGCTATTTTTTGAAGAGGAAAAGTAG
- a CDS encoding rhomboid family intramembrane serine protease: protein MIGFPPRAQSNVYLDQYTPDQYLALTWMAMELLGWDISNVEANSITAITPFSFLSFHDRVVVNVSDYEAEFSSTSMGMQIIDFFKNRKNLRRLTETIASIAENKPPEQLQQEFEARRGQTREKQEQMHITASRERIVEGFFSVFKPVPGYQVTPILITLNVLIYFMLGLTMVFTGNSFLWVHPQVLVQFGADYKLMTLGDQPWRLFSAVFMHASITHIFFNMYILMVLGVYLERIIGSWRFLAAYLICGFAASTTSIWWNDLLPSVGASGAIYGLIGVLLAMLSIKNLIEPVERQSLLISILITVVADNLLSFITGSGIDHGAHYGGLIFGFVLTRCYYYAVAQDKKGWLKKWAFTTSAGVVAFLGIVFFFSMKFGADKYKDNIVRLESNEAMASTVSDYTLYGNGRSIYGSDDVANKLKNFGIYYFDQNLALLEEMRASTLSPGARRLNTALKEYYGLYKQYYEVQYLRVKEGSYHYNARIDQLWEELESEKIKLTRMGWGVH, encoded by the coding sequence ATGATTGGCTTTCCTCCCAGGGCGCAATCCAATGTTTACCTGGACCAGTACACCCCCGACCAGTATCTTGCCCTCACCTGGATGGCGATGGAATTACTTGGCTGGGATATCAGTAACGTGGAGGCAAACAGCATTACTGCCATTACGCCTTTCTCTTTTCTTTCGTTTCATGACCGTGTAGTAGTGAACGTTTCCGACTACGAAGCCGAGTTTTCGAGCACCAGTATGGGTATGCAGATCATTGACTTCTTTAAGAACCGGAAAAACCTGCGCCGCCTGACAGAAACTATCGCATCGATCGCGGAGAACAAGCCGCCCGAACAGCTGCAACAGGAGTTTGAAGCCCGCCGGGGCCAAACACGCGAAAAGCAGGAACAGATGCACATTACCGCCTCACGCGAGCGCATTGTCGAGGGATTCTTCTCTGTTTTTAAACCCGTACCCGGCTACCAGGTAACACCCATCCTCATCACACTCAACGTACTCATCTACTTTATGTTGGGGCTCACCATGGTGTTTACCGGCAACTCGTTCCTATGGGTGCACCCGCAGGTATTAGTACAGTTTGGTGCCGACTATAAACTCATGACGCTCGGCGACCAGCCCTGGCGGCTCTTTTCCGCGGTGTTTATGCACGCGTCGATCACGCATATCTTCTTCAACATGTACATCCTCATGGTATTGGGCGTTTATCTTGAAAGGATTATCGGCTCCTGGCGCTTCCTGGCCGCGTATCTCATTTGTGGATTTGCAGCATCGACGACGAGCATCTGGTGGAACGATCTGCTGCCTTCCGTAGGCGCATCCGGCGCTATTTACGGACTCATTGGCGTACTGCTCGCCATGCTCAGCATCAAAAACCTGATAGAACCGGTGGAACGGCAATCGCTGCTCATCAGCATCCTGATTACTGTTGTGGCAGACAACCTGCTGTCGTTCATTACAGGCAGCGGCATCGACCATGGCGCGCATTACGGCGGTTTGATTTTCGGATTTGTGTTGACCCGCTGCTACTATTATGCAGTTGCGCAGGATAAAAAGGGATGGCTTAAGAAGTGGGCGTTCACCACTTCCGCCGGTGTAGTGGCCTTTCTCGGCATCGTTTTCTTCTTTAGTATGAAGTTTGGCGCCGATAAATACAAAGACAATATCGTTCGCCTGGAAAGTAACGAGGCCATGGCTTCTACCGTGTCCGACTACACGTTGTATGGCAACGGCCGCTCTATTTATGGCAGTGACGACGTGGCTAACAAGCTCAAAAACTTTGGCATCTATTACTTCGACCAAAACCTGGCCCTGCTGGAAGAAATGCGTGCCAGCACATTATCGCCGGGTGCAAGGCGGCTCAACACCGCGCTCAAGGAGTACTATGGCCTGTATAAGCAGTACTACGAGGTACAGTACCTCCGCGTAAAGGAAGGCAGCTATCACTACAATGCCCGCATCGACCAGTTATGGGAAGAGCTGGAGTCCGAAAAAATAAAACTGACAAGAATGGGCTGGGGCGTGCACTAA